In a genomic window of Myxococcales bacterium:
- a CDS encoding glycosyltransferase, producing MASRPGIIAFAKDWHEDPTSNHHVLIELAKTRPVLWLNSVATRTPKLTSGRDLGKIKRKLGEFARGPVKVRDDLWVFSPLVLPLPHNRYAQRINQAILKATIAILRRRLGLTEFDLWTFLPNTADYVGALGERASVYYCVDEWSLFSYLDEQATKAAEARLLAKVDACFAINHALAEAKRAQQPATFVSPHGVDHALFARALDDATALPADVAALPRPIVGFYGTLQDWVDYDLIAALARRHPEWSIVLLGQALADVSAVRGLANVHLLGRKPHAELPAYCKAFDVGLIPYRIDARMTYVNPIKLREYLSAGVPVVSTPVPEVVRYQHLCAVADGVDATEAAVVAALADGGPDRRRARSDAMRTETWAARVAEVARVVDDIAGRKRTS from the coding sequence ATGGCCTCGCGACCCGGCATCATCGCCTTCGCCAAGGACTGGCACGAGGACCCCACCAGCAACCACCACGTGCTGATCGAGCTCGCGAAGACGCGACCGGTCCTGTGGCTGAACTCGGTGGCGACCCGGACGCCCAAGCTGACCAGCGGGCGCGACCTGGGCAAGATCAAGCGCAAGCTGGGCGAGTTCGCCCGGGGCCCGGTCAAGGTCCGCGACGACCTGTGGGTGTTCTCGCCGCTGGTGCTGCCCCTGCCCCACAACCGCTACGCGCAGCGGATCAACCAGGCGATCCTGAAGGCGACGATCGCGATCCTGCGCCGGCGCCTCGGCCTGACCGAGTTCGACCTGTGGACGTTCCTGCCCAACACCGCCGACTACGTCGGGGCCCTGGGCGAGCGCGCGAGCGTCTACTACTGCGTCGACGAGTGGTCGCTGTTCTCGTACCTCGACGAGCAGGCCACCAAGGCGGCCGAGGCCAGGCTCCTGGCCAAGGTCGACGCGTGCTTCGCGATCAACCACGCGCTGGCCGAGGCCAAGCGCGCGCAGCAGCCGGCCACGTTCGTGTCGCCCCACGGCGTCGATCACGCGCTGTTCGCGCGGGCGCTCGACGACGCCACCGCGCTCCCGGCCGACGTCGCGGCGCTGCCGCGGCCGATCGTCGGCTTCTACGGCACGCTCCAGGACTGGGTCGACTACGACCTGATCGCCGCGCTGGCCCGGCGGCACCCCGAGTGGTCGATCGTGCTGCTGGGCCAGGCGCTGGCCGACGTCAGCGCGGTCCGCGGCCTCGCCAACGTCCACCTGCTCGGGCGCAAGCCCCACGCCGAGCTGCCGGCCTACTGCAAGGCCTTCGACGTCGGCCTGATCCCGTACCGCATCGACGCGCGGATGACCTACGTCAACCCGATCAAGCTGCGCGAGTACCTGTCGGCCGGCGTGCCGGTGGTCTCGACGCCGGTGCCCGAGGTGGTGCGCTACCAGCACCTGTGCGCCGTCGCCGACGGCGTCGACGCCACCGAGGCCGCCGTGGTGGCCGCGCTCGCCGACGGCGGCCCGGATCGCCGCCGCGCCCGTTCCGACGCGATGCGCACCGAGACCTGGGCCGCCCGGGTCGCCGAGGTGGCGCGCGTGGTCGACGACATCGCTGGGAGAAAGAGGACGTCATGA
- a CDS encoding Gfo/Idh/MocA family oxidoreductase, translating into MSQARYRAGMIGAGNICEFHVAAVRALPDVELVGVVDLDAARAAAFADKHKVTVYPSLEALVAAGANVIHVLTPPSSHAKIARAALEAGCDVIVEKPVTEDPAEGRALAALAKAKGKTITVNHSLLYDPQVERALAAVRSGSLGQIVSVDILRGSEYPPYQGGPLPPHYRDAGYPFRDIGVHCLYLIQELLGTIEDVEASWRSLGGDPNLAFDEWRAVVRCARGLGQFQLSWNVKPMQSQIIIHGTKGVLRVDLFAMFHGKRASTPLPKAAERLLNAFTDSLQPLIDVPIGVYKFVRKEVQSYQGLRNLVADFYRRLAAGEPPPVTVEDAVNVVEWVEKVARAADAEHAAALARFTLSEAVPFLVTGASGSLGGAVLRRLVADGKKVRAMVRRVPTRTVPGVEYAIGNLGDPTAVDRAVKGAETVIHVGAAMKGGWPEHLGGTVVGTGNVIAACKKYAVKQLVHISSMSVIDWAGSVGKGVIDERAALEPRAEERGAYTRAKLEAEKLVSAAAAAGLPCVILRPGQIFGGGIPLVNGAVARRAGGRWLILGDGQLELPLIYIDDVVDAIMASVAKRLTKGEIIQLIDGAQLKQTDVLELTGGGRIMTVPRTILFGLGKLSELPLGALGKPSPIALYRLQSALARLSWGTGKAEQLLGWTPRVGVREGIRREQART; encoded by the coding sequence ATGAGCCAAGCCCGCTACCGCGCCGGCATGATCGGTGCCGGCAACATCTGCGAGTTCCACGTCGCCGCCGTCCGGGCCCTGCCCGACGTCGAGCTGGTCGGCGTGGTCGACCTCGACGCGGCGCGCGCCGCCGCGTTCGCCGACAAGCACAAGGTCACGGTCTACCCGTCGCTCGAGGCGCTCGTCGCCGCCGGCGCCAACGTGATCCACGTGCTGACCCCGCCGTCGTCGCACGCGAAGATCGCGCGGGCCGCGCTCGAGGCCGGCTGCGACGTGATCGTCGAGAAGCCCGTGACCGAGGACCCGGCCGAGGGCCGCGCGCTCGCGGCGCTGGCCAAGGCCAAGGGCAAGACCATCACCGTCAACCACTCGCTGCTCTACGACCCCCAGGTCGAGCGGGCGCTGGCGGCGGTGCGGTCGGGTTCGCTCGGCCAGATCGTCTCGGTCGACATCCTGCGCGGCAGCGAGTACCCGCCGTACCAGGGCGGGCCGCTGCCGCCGCACTACCGCGACGCCGGCTACCCGTTCCGCGACATCGGCGTCCACTGCCTGTACCTGATCCAGGAGCTGCTCGGCACGATCGAGGACGTCGAGGCGTCGTGGCGCTCGCTCGGCGGCGATCCCAACCTCGCGTTCGACGAGTGGCGCGCGGTCGTGCGGTGCGCGCGCGGGCTCGGCCAGTTCCAGCTGTCGTGGAACGTCAAGCCGATGCAGAGCCAGATCATCATCCACGGCACCAAGGGCGTGCTCCGGGTCGATCTGTTCGCGATGTTCCACGGCAAGCGCGCGTCGACGCCGCTGCCCAAGGCCGCCGAGCGCCTGCTCAACGCGTTCACCGACTCGCTGCAGCCGCTGATCGACGTGCCGATCGGCGTCTACAAGTTCGTGCGCAAGGAGGTCCAGAGCTACCAGGGCCTGCGCAACCTGGTCGCCGACTTCTACCGGCGCCTGGCCGCGGGCGAGCCGCCGCCGGTGACCGTCGAGGACGCGGTCAACGTGGTCGAGTGGGTCGAGAAGGTCGCGCGCGCGGCCGACGCCGAGCACGCCGCGGCGCTGGCCCGGTTCACGCTGTCCGAGGCCGTGCCGTTCCTGGTCACCGGCGCGTCGGGCTCGCTCGGCGGCGCGGTGCTGCGGCGCCTGGTCGCCGACGGCAAGAAGGTCCGCGCGATGGTGCGGCGGGTGCCGACCCGGACGGTCCCGGGCGTCGAGTACGCGATCGGCAACCTCGGCGATCCGACCGCGGTCGACCGCGCGGTCAAGGGCGCCGAGACCGTCATCCACGTCGGCGCCGCGATGAAGGGCGGCTGGCCCGAGCACCTCGGCGGCACCGTCGTCGGCACCGGCAACGTGATCGCCGCGTGCAAGAAGTACGCGGTCAAGCAGCTCGTCCACATCTCGTCGATGTCGGTCATCGACTGGGCCGGCTCGGTCGGCAAGGGCGTGATCGACGAGCGCGCGGCGCTCGAGCCGCGGGCCGAGGAGCGCGGCGCCTACACCCGGGCCAAGCTCGAGGCCGAGAAGCTGGTCAGCGCCGCGGCCGCGGCCGGGCTGCCGTGCGTGATCCTGCGCCCGGGCCAGATCTTCGGCGGCGGCATCCCGCTGGTCAACGGCGCGGTCGCGCGCCGGGCCGGCGGCCGCTGGCTGATCCTCGGCGACGGCCAGCTCGAGCTGCCGCTGATCTACATCGACGACGTCGTCGACGCGATCATGGCGTCGGTCGCCAAGCGCCTGACCAAGGGCGAGATCATCCAGCTGATCGACGGCGCCCAGCTCAAGCAGACCGACGTGCTCGAGCTGACCGGCGGCGGCAGGATCATGACCGTGCCGCGGACGATCCTGTTCGGCCTCGGCAAGCTGTCCGAGCTGCCGCTGGGCGCGCTGGGCAAGCCGTCGCCGATCGCGCTCTACCGCCTGCAGTCGGCGCTGGCGCGGCTGTCGTGGGGCACCGGCAAGGCCGAGCAGCTGCTCGGCTGGACGCCGCGGGTCGGCGTGCGCGAGGGGATCCGCCGCGAGCAAGCCCGGACCTGA